The Nostoc sp. 'Lobaria pulmonaria (5183) cyanobiont' genome window below encodes:
- a CDS encoding hybrid sensor histidine kinase/response regulator has translation MNTILIIEDEPQVRGNIQEILQLSDFETLIAANGKIGLEIAQSKLPDLIICDIMMPELDGYSVLSALRHNEATINIPLIFVTAKSERSDFRQGMDFGADDYLTKPFTPEELLNAIASRLHKHALVERQAQAKLDELRMNIAHSLPHELNTPLNGILGMSQLLIESCGIIPDSEEVEIAELIYRSANRLNALVQRFLLYSNLEIITKSPEKTRQIKEKKDRCFTEKIISEVALKKAIENCREKDLKLDIQESPVQLPQENLSILIEELLENSFKFSLPNSEIQVMSKREGNKFNLYVIDNGKGMAIEEINKIGAFVQFNRKLWEQQGSGLGLAIVQHIVKLYGGEFTIASIPEKGTTVSVSLPC, from the coding sequence ATGAACACAATTTTAATTATAGAAGACGAACCCCAAGTCAGAGGAAACATTCAAGAAATTTTACAACTTTCTGATTTTGAAACTTTGATAGCTGCAAATGGTAAGATTGGATTAGAAATTGCTCAATCAAAATTACCAGATTTAATTATCTGTGACATTATGATGCCTGAATTAGACGGCTATAGCGTGCTGTCTGCTTTACGCCACAATGAAGCAACTATCAATATTCCTTTAATATTTGTTACTGCAAAATCAGAGCGTTCAGATTTTCGTCAGGGAATGGATTTTGGGGCTGATGATTATTTGACTAAACCATTTACTCCTGAAGAACTACTCAATGCGATTGCTTCTCGTCTTCATAAACACGCTTTGGTTGAGCGCCAAGCCCAAGCCAAACTAGACGAACTCAGAATGAATATTGCTCACTCATTACCTCACGAACTGAATACACCTTTAAATGGTATTCTCGGTATGTCACAGTTGTTAATAGAAAGTTGTGGCATCATACCTGACTCTGAAGAAGTCGAAATTGCCGAATTAATTTACAGATCCGCCAATCGCTTGAATGCACTCGTTCAAAGGTTTTTATTATATAGTAATCTGGAAATAATAACTAAAAGTCCCGAAAAAACTCGTCAAATAAAAGAAAAAAAAGATAGATGTTTTACTGAAAAAATTATTAGTGAAGTCGCTCTCAAAAAAGCTATAGAAAACTGTAGAGAAAAAGATTTAAAGCTAGATATCCAAGAATCTCCAGTACAATTACCACAAGAAAATTTGAGTATTCTTATTGAAGAATTACTTGAGAATTCTTTTAAATTTTCTTTACCAAACAGCGAAATTCAAGTTATGAGTAAGAGAGAAGGTAATAAATTTAATTTATATGTAATTGATAATGGCAAAGGGATGGCAATAGAAGAGATTAATAAAATTGGAGCTTTTGTACAATTTAATCGAAAGTTATGGGAACAACAAGGCTCTGGCTTAGGACTGGCTATTGTTCAGCATATAGTTAAATTATATGGTGGTGAATTTACAATTGCTAGCATTCCTGAAAAAGGAACTACTGTAAGTGTTAGTTTGCCTTGCTAG
- a CDS encoding dihydroorotase — MTELLQKVRVIDPVSEIDELFDVLIADGYIREVASHISDISSDTQIKDCQGLVLGPGLVDLYSHSGEPGFEERETLLSFLQAAAAGGFTRVSILPDTSPVIDNPALVAQLQQKRPEGHKSKGAEKSLSFLLPCSPAPLLHLWGAITVDIAGKQMTELADLASAGVVGFTDGKPLENLALVQRVLEYLQPLGKPVAFWPSDRQLTANGVMREGTDALRFGLPPIPASAETTAIAAMLELVAAIGTPVHIMRVSTNRSVELIASAKAAGLPITASTTWMHLLLDTKAVKSYHTSLHLDPPLGNPSDMAALRAGVRAGVIDAIAIDHTPYSYEEKVQAFAEAPAGAIGLELALPLLWQYLVETEEFTALELWRALSTNPAECLGQKVSAIVPHQPAELTLFDPQQTWKVERKSLYTLSQNTPWLGQQLKGHVVQTWC; from the coding sequence ATGACTGAACTGCTGCAAAAAGTACGAGTGATTGATCCTGTTTCTGAAATCGATGAACTCTTTGATGTGCTGATTGCTGATGGTTATATCCGAGAAGTGGCTTCGCACATTTCTGATATCAGTTCCGATACTCAAATCAAAGATTGTCAGGGATTAGTTCTCGGCCCTGGATTAGTGGATTTGTACAGCCACTCTGGTGAACCTGGCTTTGAAGAACGGGAAACCCTCTTGTCTTTCTTACAGGCTGCTGCTGCTGGCGGCTTTACTAGAGTTAGCATTTTACCCGATACATCCCCAGTTATTGATAACCCTGCACTTGTGGCACAGTTGCAGCAGAAGAGGCCAGAGGGGCACAAAAGCAAAGGAGCAGAGAAGAGTTTGTCTTTCCTGCTCCCCTGCTCCCCTGCTCCTCTGCTTCATCTCTGGGGTGCTATCACCGTAGATATTGCTGGGAAGCAGATGACGGAATTGGCAGATTTAGCGTCTGCTGGAGTTGTTGGTTTTACTGATGGTAAGCCCTTAGAAAATTTGGCGCTGGTGCAGAGAGTGTTAGAGTATCTCCAGCCATTGGGTAAACCAGTAGCATTTTGGCCTAGCGATCGCCAGTTAACAGCGAATGGTGTGATGAGAGAAGGGACAGATGCTCTCCGTTTTGGTTTACCCCCAATACCCGCCAGCGCTGAAACTACTGCGATCGCAGCAATGCTTGAATTGGTTGCAGCCATCGGCACACCAGTCCATATCATGCGTGTCTCTACAAATCGCAGCGTGGAATTAATTGCTTCAGCGAAAGCGGCTGGTTTACCCATCACCGCCAGCACCACCTGGATGCACCTTTTACTTGATACAAAAGCAGTTAAGAGTTATCACACCAGCTTGCATTTAGATCCGCCTTTAGGCAATCCCAGTGATATGGCGGCATTGCGTGCAGGGGTACGTGCGGGTGTAATCGATGCGATCGCTATTGATCATACACCCTACAGCTACGAAGAAAAAGTCCAAGCCTTTGCCGAAGCACCCGCTGGGGCAATTGGTTTAGAGCTAGCATTACCTTTGCTGTGGCAATATCTCGTTGAAACTGAGGAATTTACAGCTTTAGAATTATGGCGGGCATTGAGTACCAATCCAGCAGAGTGTTTGGGGCAAAAAGTAAGTGCGATCGTACCTCATCAACCAGCAGAACTTACTTTATTCGATCCCCAGCAAACCTGGAAAGTCGAACGTAAAAGTCTCTATACACTTTCACAAAATACACCTTGGTTAGGACAACAGTTGAAGGGTCATGTTGTGCAAACTTGGTGTTGA
- a CDS encoding histidine phosphatase family protein: MTRVIIVRHGQSGYNTERRIQGRTDASTLTEKGRNDASKVGKALSNILFNTIYSSPLQRAKHTADIIHSELATQAKQSDVLQVSDLLLEIDLPLWEGLLTAEVKQKFAEDYRTWHQHPDKLRMLLNDAEGTREHFPVLALYEQARQFWQEILSQHQGETILIVGHNGINRALISTALGIPPSRYHSIQQSNCGITVLNFAGGLGEPVQLESLNQTQHTGETLPSLRPDHQGVRLLLVRHGETDWNRQTRFQGQIDVPLNDNGRQQSQKASKFLQEVAIDNACSSTMLRPKETAEIILKQHPNVKLELQDGLREISHGLWEGKLETEIEQEFPGELQRWRMIPTQVQMPEGENLQQVWERSVAAWQSILQAASNNQFKTVLVVAHDATNKTLLCHILGLSLENFWSFRQGNGAVSVIDYPAGIDGLPVLQAMNITYHFGGGVLDKTAAGAL, translated from the coding sequence ATGACTCGTGTCATCATTGTGCGCCACGGTCAAAGCGGTTATAACACCGAGCGGCGTATCCAAGGACGCACTGATGCGTCAACATTAACCGAAAAAGGTCGTAACGATGCCAGTAAAGTAGGCAAAGCCCTCAGCAATATCTTATTTAATACGATTTACAGCAGTCCCTTACAACGAGCAAAACACACAGCAGATATTATCCATAGTGAGTTAGCTACTCAGGCTAAACAATCTGATGTACTCCAAGTTTCTGATTTGCTGCTAGAAATTGACCTGCCTTTATGGGAAGGATTGCTGACTGCTGAAGTTAAGCAAAAATTTGCTGAAGATTACCGCACTTGGCATCAACACCCCGACAAACTGCGGATGCTGCTTAATGATGCAGAAGGAACAAGAGAACATTTTCCTGTTCTTGCTTTATACGAACAAGCACGGCAGTTTTGGCAAGAAATTTTGTCCCAACATCAAGGCGAAACTATTCTCATTGTCGGACATAACGGAATTAATCGCGCCTTGATTAGCACAGCGTTAGGAATCCCCCCCAGTCGTTACCACTCAATACAGCAATCTAACTGTGGCATCACCGTATTAAATTTTGCTGGAGGATTGGGCGAACCAGTCCAGCTAGAATCCTTAAATCAGACGCAACACACTGGAGAAACTCTACCTTCATTGCGACCGGATCATCAAGGAGTACGATTGTTACTAGTGCGTCACGGTGAAACCGACTGGAATCGCCAAACCAGGTTTCAAGGACAAATTGATGTCCCCCTCAACGATAACGGTAGACAACAGTCACAAAAAGCAAGCAAATTTCTCCAAGAAGTAGCAATTGATAATGCTTGCAGCAGCACAATGCTGCGCCCTAAAGAAACAGCAGAGATTATCTTAAAACAACATCCTAATGTAAAGTTAGAATTGCAAGATGGCTTAAGAGAAATCAGTCATGGTCTCTGGGAAGGAAAATTAGAAACAGAGATAGAGCAAGAGTTTCCGGGAGAATTGCAGCGATGGCGGATGATACCAACGCAAGTGCAAATGCCTGAAGGGGAGAATTTGCAACAGGTGTGGGAGCGCAGCGTTGCAGCTTGGCAATCAATTCTGCAAGCAGCATCAAATAATCAATTCAAAACTGTATTAGTAGTAGCTCATGACGCTACTAACAAAACCTTGCTTTGTCACATTCTGGGTTTATCGCTGGAAAACTTCTGGAGTTTTCGCCAGGGTAACGGTGCAGTCAGTGTTATCGACTACCCTGCTGGCATCGATGGTTTACCAGTACTGCAAGCGATGAACATCACCTATCACTTTGGTGGAGGCGTACTAGATAAAACAGCAGCAGGGGCATTGTGA
- a CDS encoding DUF4347 domain-containing protein, translating to MARLHTPHFQLNSVIPTLYTHNLVFIDTAVEDYQSLINGVIPSTEVFVIDPTQNGVEQITQILATCADQNLSNIHIVCHGAPGSLQLGNTHLGLDTLECHSQQLQQWQKIFSASSKTAKSFITNLLIYGCNVADGDLGSEFIGKLHQLTGANIAASRQLIGSVALGGNWDLEVCIGDMELTLAFSETTREAYAGVLATFTVNSTGDADDGDPNNGITTLREAVNLANATTGDDAIAFGGVFTDTTPDVITLTSGKLTITDDVSILGTGTSQLTVSGNNTSRVFEISGLATGVTIDGLAIASGGIQINSNSILSLTGSSISGNTEESGISNNGILNLTGSTVFGNTKGGIYNSSILSLTGSRVFGNTGDFGGGIYNDGSNARVGTLKITASTVSGNTANYGGGIYNKGGTLNITASTVSGNRANYNGGGVVNGDDGGYGGGSATLTNSTISGNTANDEGGGIYDSGSYSGDNLTLSNTTITSNIADSDGNGVGNGGGVASYGSPMNVSNTIIAGNFDNSTSGDIHSDVSGSVADFGNNLIGDNTGSTNFTTSTLVGTIASPIDPKIGPLQNNGGATFTHALLADSPAINAGNNSLVPVGVSTDQRGAGFDRLSSVAIDIGSYEVHPTIITPPDNPDPLVPTIRIIATDNTADENSGDTSIYRISRSNSSGALTVNFSANGNASIADYNLSVGSNPVIDNSIVIADGQSYVDITLTPVNDIQAEAAENLTLSLAADSAYQIDNVDYIATVAIAANDFVVTNTNDSGDGSLRQAILNANAFAGADTITFAGVFSDATPDIITLTSGKLTITDDITLLGTGAANLIVSGNNASGVFEISGTGTDASIDGLKIANANDPFGGILLNNNTSLNLTQSIVSDGRGTVGGIFNKGTLSLTSSTVSSNRGSSLGGGIFNKGNLSLTNSIVSGNSASTNYSSASGGGIFNIGTLSLTGSTISGNGVSASGQSRYEPDPYPSYGGGIYNSGSVSLSNSTISGNSALSGGGISNSSILNITNSTVSGNTASGGDGGGISSSGILNLNSTTITNNTAEDLYNWGGGTGGGVSGGGTVIVANTIIAGNFNNRNLYGGDINPDVSGDFTDDGNNLIGDNTGSAGFTTSSIVGSSANPIDPKLSPLQNNGGATLTHALLVDSRAINAGNNALIPAGITTDQRSVGFDRVSEGTVDIGALEFNGLIGTSGADNLVGNNYADIIDAEVGNDIITGNQDNDFLTGGGGKDKFVYNLGDGVDTISDFGELGKGSNPSAAIVGELDTLKFQGTELTARNLLLTQNSNNLEITFEGVVDDKVILQNFALENLDNLSSIGNILFDGQSSIRDSFDVFNANSTQSTIFNKNTVTFVNDLNNNVNGFDNSDDVINGQGGDDRIDGKSGNDLLRGGAGNDTLIGGAGDDILIGGRGKDILTGGSGHDQFIYQTLTVPSDTITDFHQSEDKLVLTNLFKSQGYTGSNPIGDGYLHFVQLGTSTQVSYGKDYTDTFVTLDNFTATNLVVGSNVLV from the coding sequence ATGGCAAGGTTACATACTCCACACTTCCAATTAAATTCCGTAATTCCCACCTTATATACGCATAACCTGGTTTTCATTGACACGGCAGTTGAAGACTACCAGAGTTTAATTAACGGTGTTATCCCCAGCACCGAAGTATTCGTTATTGACCCGACACAGAACGGTGTTGAGCAAATTACGCAGATTTTGGCAACTTGCGCTGACCAGAATCTTAGCAACATTCATATTGTTTGCCACGGTGCCCCTGGTAGCTTGCAACTGGGTAACACTCACTTGGGACTTGATACCCTCGAATGCCATAGCCAGCAACTGCAACAATGGCAGAAGATATTTTCCGCCTCATCTAAAACCGCTAAATCATTTATAACCAACTTACTCATCTATGGTTGCAACGTAGCTGACGGTGATCTGGGGTCAGAATTTATTGGCAAACTGCACCAACTTACAGGAGCGAATATTGCTGCTTCGCGTCAGCTGATAGGCAGTGTGGCATTAGGCGGCAATTGGGATCTGGAAGTTTGCATCGGTGATATGGAACTGACTCTAGCGTTTTCAGAAACGACGCGGGAAGCTTACGCGGGAGTACTGGCAACCTTTACGGTAAATAGTACCGGGGACGCAGATGATGGCGATCCGAATAATGGTATCACTACACTGCGGGAGGCAGTTAACTTAGCTAATGCTACTACTGGGGATGATGCGATCGCCTTTGGGGGAGTGTTTACTGATACCACCCCAGATGTAATAACCCTCACCTCTGGAAAACTGACCATTACCGATGATGTGAGCATTTTGGGAACTGGCACATCTCAGCTTACTGTGAGTGGGAATAATACTTCTAGAGTATTCGAGATATCGGGACTAGCGACAGGTGTTACTATTGATGGGCTGGCGATCGCTAGCGGCGGTATTCAAATCAATTCAAATTCCATCCTCAGCCTGACAGGAAGCAGTATTTCTGGCAATACAGAGGAAAGCGGCATCTCTAATAACGGTATCCTCAATCTTACGGGAAGTACTGTCTTTGGTAATACGAAAGGCGGAATCTATAACAGTAGCATCCTCAGCCTTACGGGAAGTCGTGTCTTTGGCAATACGGGTGACTTTGGCGGTGGCATCTATAATGACGGTTCCAACGCAAGGGTCGGTACTCTCAAGATAACGGCAAGTACTGTCTCGGGCAATACGGCAAACTACGGTGGCGGCATATACAATAAAGGCGGTACTCTCAACATAACGGCAAGTACTGTCTCTGGTAATAGGGCAAACTATAACGGCGGTGGTGTCGTTAATGGAGATGATGGTGGCTATGGTGGCGGTTCAGCTACTCTAACTAATAGCACTATCTCTGGCAATACGGCGAATGATGAAGGTGGTGGCATCTATGATTCTGGCAGCTACTCAGGCGACAACCTCACTCTGAGCAACACCACAATTACTAGCAACATAGCCGACTCAGATGGCAATGGTGTTGGCAACGGTGGGGGTGTTGCAAGTTATGGTAGCCCCATGAATGTTAGTAACACCATTATTGCAGGTAACTTTGACAATTCCACCTCCGGTGATATACATTCTGACGTGTCTGGTAGCGTCGCTGACTTTGGCAATAATTTAATTGGTGATAATACTGGTAGTACTAACTTTACCACCAGCACTCTCGTTGGCACAATCGCCAGCCCCATTGACCCAAAAATCGGGCCACTGCAAAATAACGGTGGGGCAACCTTTACTCATGCCTTACTTGCAGATAGTCCCGCTATTAATGCTGGCAATAATTCCCTAGTTCCTGTTGGTGTCAGCACCGATCAAAGGGGAGCTGGATTTGACAGGCTATCCAGCGTTGCAATTGATATTGGTTCTTATGAAGTCCACCCTACCATAATTACGCCACCTGATAATCCTGATCCCCTCGTACCCACTATCAGGATCATCGCAACTGATAACACTGCCGATGAAAACAGTGGCGATACTAGTATTTACCGCATCAGCCGCAGTAATAGCAGTGGGGCATTAACAGTCAACTTCTCTGCTAATGGTAATGCAAGTATCGCAGATTACAACTTAAGCGTGGGTAGCAACCCTGTCATTGACAACAGTATCGTAATTGCTGATGGACAAAGCTATGTAGATATCACCCTGACGCCTGTCAATGATATTCAGGCAGAAGCGGCAGAAAATCTTACTCTCAGCTTGGCAGCAGATTCAGCTTACCAAATCGATAATGTGGATTATATTGCCACAGTAGCGATCGCAGCCAATGATTTCGTAGTGACTAATACCAACGACTCCGGAGACGGGTCGTTGCGACAGGCTATCCTCAATGCCAATGCCTTTGCTGGGGCAGATACGATTACCTTTGCAGGCGTATTTAGTGATGCCACTCCAGATATCATTACCCTTACCTCTGGTAAATTGACGATTACCGATGATATTACCCTTTTGGGGACTGGGGCAGCAAACCTCATCGTCAGTGGAAATAATGCCTCAGGCGTGTTTGAGATATCGGGGACAGGGACAGATGCCAGTATTGATGGCTTGAAGATTGCTAATGCTAACGATCCCTTTGGCGGTATTTTGCTTAATAACAATACTAGCCTCAACTTGACGCAAAGCATTGTCTCTGATGGTAGGGGGACGGTAGGCGGCATTTTTAACAAAGGCACTCTCAGCTTGACAAGCAGCACTGTCTCTAGTAATAGGGGGTCATCGTTAGGCGGAGGCATATTTAACAAAGGCAACCTCAGCCTCACTAACAGCATTGTCTCTGGCAATAGTGCATCTACCAATTACTCCTCTGCCAGCGGTGGTGGCATATTTAATATAGGTACTCTCAGCCTGACAGGAAGCACTATCTCTGGTAATGGGGTTTCCGCCAGTGGTCAGTCTCGTTATGAACCTGACCCTTACCCGTCCTATGGTGGTGGTATCTATAACTCTGGCAGTGTCAGCTTGAGTAATAGTACTATCTCTGGTAATTCAGCACTTTCTGGAGGCGGCATATCTAACTCAAGCATCCTTAACATCACCAACAGTACTGTCTCTGGCAATACGGCAAGTGGAGGGGACGGTGGCGGCATCTCTAGCTCAGGTATCCTCAATCTGAACAGTACCACGATTACCAATAACACCGCAGAAGACCTTTACAACTGGGGAGGCGGCACTGGTGGAGGTGTTTCTGGTGGCGGGACTGTGATTGTTGCGAACACCATCATTGCAGGCAACTTCAACAACAGGAATCTCTACGGCGGCGACATCAACCCCGACGTTTCCGGCGACTTCACCGACGACGGTAATAACCTGATTGGAGATAACACTGGTAGCGCTGGTTTTACTACCAGCAGCATCGTTGGCAGCAGCGCCAACCCTATCGATCCCAAACTTAGCCCACTGCAAAATAACGGTGGTGCAACCCTTACCCATGCGTTACTTGTGGATAGTCGCGCCATTAATGCTGGTAATAATGCCCTGATTCCAGCAGGTATCACCACTGACCAACGCAGCGTCGGATTTGACAGAGTATCTGAGGGTACAGTTGATATTGGTGCATTAGAGTTCAACGGTTTGATTGGAACCAGTGGCGCTGATAATTTAGTGGGCAACAACTACGCTGACATAATTGATGCTGAAGTCGGGAACGATATCATCACAGGTAATCAAGACAATGACTTCCTAACTGGTGGCGGTGGTAAAGATAAATTTGTTTACAATTTAGGTGACGGTGTTGATACCATTAGCGATTTTGGTGAGTTAGGAAAAGGCTCAAATCCATCGGCAGCAATCGTTGGCGAATTGGATACACTCAAATTCCAAGGTACTGAATTGACTGCCCGAAATCTGCTACTTACCCAGAATAGTAACAATCTGGAAATCACTTTTGAAGGCGTAGTTGATGACAAAGTTATCCTGCAAAACTTTGCCCTGGAAAACTTAGACAACCTTTCCAGCATCGGCAATATCCTGTTTGATGGGCAAAGCAGCATTCGTGATAGTTTTGATGTCTTTAATGCCAACTCCACCCAAAGCACCATCTTCAACAAAAACACAGTCACCTTTGTCAATGACCTGAACAATAATGTCAATGGCTTTGATAACTCAGATGATGTCATTAATGGTCAGGGGGGTGATGACCGCATCGACGGCAAGAGTGGCAATGACCTATTACGCGGTGGTGCAGGTAACGATACCCTAATTGGTGGTGCTGGCGATGACATTCTTATTGGTGGTAGAGGTAAAGATATCCTAACTGGTGGTAGCGGTCATGACCAGTTCATCTACCAAACCTTGACCGTTCCCAGTGATACAATCACTGACTTTCATCAGAGCGAGGATAAGTTAGTCCTCACTAACCTGTTTAAGAGTCAGGGCTACACTGGCAGCAATCCCATCGGTGATGGCTACCTACATTTTGTGCAATTGGGTACTTCTACACAAGTTAGTTACGGTAAGGATTACACTGACACCTTTGTAACTTTGGATAATTTCACCGCGACAAATCTGGTAGTCGGTAGTAATGTCCTTGTCTAG
- a CDS encoding tetratricopeptide repeat protein, whose protein sequence is MNNLFLEKLAKAQTDEERSWIVTESFLETLSPELAAAVWAAVVPHWFNAEILAALRPELQTQSSQLYTELQALPFVEEFPDRGHNVHDLTRNLMLKHLRLERRDEFITLSQRAVEYFGNTNEQPETQIEWLYHLIVVDREWEGRELWDLAQKWNNNFRVAELESLITALLEQIAAEQVATPAKAEVYYWAGKAKFRVYRATEALERYEAALAFYRDIGARLGEANTLKAIGDVLQFLDRRTEALERYEAALAFYRDTGSRLGEANTLIAIGDVLQFLDRRTEALERYEAALAFYRDIGDRLGEANTLQAIGDVLQFLDRRTEALERYEAALAFYRDIGARLGEANTLKAIGDVLQFLDRRTEALERYEAALAFYRDIGARLGEANTLKAIGDVLQFLKRSTEALERYEAALAFYRDIGDRLGEANTLKAIGDVLQFLDRRTEALERYEAALAFYRDIGDRLGEANTLRAIGDVLQFLDRRTEALERYEAALAFYRDIGDRLGEANTLIAIGDVLQFLDRRSEALERYEAALAFYRDIGDRLGEANTLQAIGILQENLTLGLEYCQAALELYTQIGDKYSQSRNLIYFTSEILLKLGRQKEAVDALNRAIDLAREIPYQIFVEDATAKLREIQQKKSWFSIIKSWFSLIKS, encoded by the coding sequence GTGAATAATTTATTTTTAGAGAAGCTGGCAAAGGCACAAACAGACGAGGAACGCTCTTGGATTGTCACGGAGAGTTTTCTGGAAACGCTTTCGCCTGAGTTAGCTGCGGCTGTATGGGCGGCGGTAGTGCCACATTGGTTTAATGCAGAGATTTTGGCAGCACTGCGCCCAGAATTGCAAACACAATCATCTCAGCTTTATACAGAATTGCAAGCTTTACCTTTTGTGGAAGAGTTTCCTGATAGAGGGCATAATGTTCATGATTTGACGCGAAATCTGATGTTAAAACATCTGCGTCTTGAACGTCGGGATGAGTTTATCACGTTGTCGCAACGGGCAGTTGAGTATTTTGGCAACACTAATGAACAGCCAGAAACTCAAATTGAATGGCTGTATCACTTGATTGTAGTTGACCGGGAGTGGGAAGGCAGGGAGCTTTGGGATTTAGCCCAAAAGTGGAATAATAATTTTCGTGTTGCCGAACTAGAATCGCTGATTACAGCATTATTAGAACAGATTGCAGCAGAGCAAGTGGCAACACCAGCTAAAGCAGAAGTTTATTATTGGGCAGGGAAAGCGAAGTTTCGAGTTTATCGAGCAACCGAAGCCTTAGAGCGCTACGAAGCAGCATTGGCATTCTACCGCGACATTGGCGCTCGCTTGGGTGAAGCTAATACATTAAAAGCAATCGGCGATGTCTTGCAGTTCCTAGACCGACGCACCGAAGCCTTAGAGCGCTACGAAGCAGCATTGGCATTCTACCGCGACACAGGTTCTCGCTTGGGTGAAGCTAATACATTAATAGCAATCGGCGATGTCTTGCAGTTCCTAGACCGACGCACCGAAGCCTTAGAGCGCTACGAAGCAGCATTGGCATTCTACCGCGACATAGGCGATCGCTTGGGTGAAGCTAATACTTTACAAGCTATCGGCGATGTCTTGCAGTTCCTAGACCGACGCACCGAAGCCTTAGAGCGCTACGAAGCAGCATTGGCATTCTACCGCGACATAGGCGCTCGCTTGGGTGAAGCTAATACATTAAAAGCAATCGGCGATGTCTTGCAGTTCCTAGACCGACGCACCGAAGCCTTAGAGCGCTACGAAGCAGCATTGGCATTCTACCGCGACATTGGCGCTCGCTTGGGTGAAGCTAATACATTAAAAGCAATCGGCGATGTCTTGCAGTTCCTCAAACGCAGCACCGAAGCCTTAGAGCGCTACGAAGCAGCATTGGCATTCTACCGCGACATTGGCGATCGCTTGGGTGAAGCTAATACCTTAAAAGCTATCGGCGATGTCTTGCAGTTCCTAGACCGACGCACCGAAGCCTTAGAGCGCTACGAAGCAGCTTTGGCATTCTACCGCGACATTGGCGATCGCTTGGGTGAAGCTAATACATTAAGAGCAATCGGCGATGTCTTGCAGTTCCTAGACCGACGCACCGAAGCCTTAGAGCGCTACGAAGCAGCTTTGGCATTCTACCGCGACATTGGCGATCGCTTGGGTGAAGCTAATACATTAATAGCTATCGGCGATGTCTTGCAGTTCCTAGACCGACGCAGCGAAGCCTTAGAGCGCTACGAAGCAGCTTTGGCATTCTACCGCGACATTGGCGATCGCTTGGGTGAAGCTAATACATTACAAGCAATCGGCATCTTGCAAGAAAATTTAACTTTGGGTTTAGAGTATTGTCAGGCAGCGTTAGAACTGTATACCCAAATTGGTGATAAGTATAGCCAAAGTCGTAATTTAATTTACTTCACATCTGAAATTCTCTTAAAACTGGGACGGCAAAAAGAGGCTGTAGATGCGCTCAATCGGGCTATTGACCTTGCTAGAGAGATTCCCTATCAAATCTTTGTAGAAGATGCGACAGCTAAACTCCGAGAAATCCAACAAAAAAAATCATGGTTTTCAATAATAAAATCATGGTTTTCATTAATAAAATCATGA
- a CDS encoding NINE protein, with protein MKTKSTAIILCFFGGWLGVHKFYLGENVAGILYLLFFWTCIPSLIAFVEFFVLVLMSDTEFNTKYNHSIASAGGAVSAKDATSALADLKNLFDSGIITAEEYEEKRQKLLKHL; from the coding sequence ATGAAAACTAAATCTACAGCAATTATACTTTGCTTTTTTGGCGGGTGGCTGGGAGTTCACAAATTTTATTTAGGAGAAAATGTAGCAGGTATTTTGTACTTATTATTTTTCTGGACTTGTATTCCATCTTTAATCGCCTTTGTTGAGTTCTTCGTTCTAGTTTTAATGTCAGATACCGAATTCAACACAAAATATAATCACAGTATAGCAAGCGCTGGTGGAGCAGTATCTGCAAAAGATGCAACCAGTGCCTTAGCAGATTTAAAAAATCTTTTTGATTCTGGGATAATTACCGCAGAAGAGTATGAAGAAAAGCGCCAAAAGCTTTTGAAACATTTGTAA